In a single window of the Saccharothrix australiensis genome:
- a CDS encoding DUF397 domain-containing protein, giving the protein MPDLNDFTGDAAPRRTGSFFRSSHCKDGPCVEVADTADGPAVRDSKDVDGPVLRFTRAEWKAFVLGVRDGEFDLF; this is encoded by the coding sequence ATGCCCGATCTCAACGATTTCACCGGCGACGCGGCCCCGCGGCGGACCGGGTCGTTCTTCCGCAGCAGCCACTGCAAGGACGGGCCCTGCGTCGAGGTGGCCGACACGGCCGACGGTCCCGCCGTGCGCGACTCCAAGGACGTCGACGGGCCGGTGCTGCGGTTCACGCGTGCGGAGTGGAAGGCGTTCGTGCTCGGCGTGCGGGACGGGGAGTTCGACCTGTTCTGA
- a CDS encoding OmpA family protein — translation MKRLLVVLLCALTPAVPACVPEPAASDKCSWMTDAPLRPDQGRTSVLVDVSNSTRASARRPGAPDLAGAVREQLARAVERKDAVSIGSFSGPGAEPVSAGGPLNADYTTDNDRNEAQRREDAVACLSERFADAVRAAPAAAGTDVLGALRGAARWVREGGGARTVVLATDGLQTTGCADLTRAGFEGQGEIDDITAVCAERKEVTPDLLRDAELVLRGVGQPAVEHPRPDAAQQAWLEDLWRSLCRATGVAAERCGVAATTATGGDEPTAVAADVADPPVSFSARTLRYEVPGDVLFDTGLADLRPEAQATLTRIAVGIRTRAYRSIEVGGHTDSRAEPAFSVELGQRRADRVAEFLQRNGLSDITPVSYGRTKLKCPFEYPGGVEDPVALQCNRRVEIVVTLR, via the coding sequence GTGAAGCGGCTGCTCGTGGTGCTGCTGTGCGCGCTGACGCCGGCGGTGCCCGCCTGCGTGCCCGAGCCGGCGGCGTCCGACAAGTGCTCCTGGATGACCGACGCGCCCTTGCGGCCGGACCAGGGCCGCACGTCGGTCCTGGTCGACGTGTCCAACTCGACCCGCGCGTCGGCGCGCCGTCCCGGCGCACCGGACCTCGCGGGCGCCGTGCGGGAGCAGCTCGCCCGCGCGGTGGAGCGCAAGGACGCGGTGTCGATCGGCAGCTTCAGCGGTCCGGGCGCGGAGCCGGTGTCGGCGGGCGGGCCCCTGAACGCCGACTACACGACCGACAACGACCGGAACGAGGCGCAGCGCCGCGAGGACGCCGTCGCGTGCCTGTCCGAGCGGTTCGCCGACGCCGTCCGCGCCGCTCCGGCCGCGGCGGGCACGGACGTCCTCGGCGCGCTGCGCGGCGCGGCGCGGTGGGTGCGCGAGGGCGGCGGGGCCCGGACCGTGGTGCTGGCGACCGACGGGCTCCAGACCACCGGCTGCGCCGACCTCACGCGCGCCGGGTTCGAGGGGCAGGGCGAGATCGACGACATCACGGCGGTGTGCGCCGAGCGCAAGGAGGTGACGCCGGACCTGCTCCGCGACGCCGAGCTGGTGCTGCGCGGCGTCGGCCAACCCGCGGTGGAGCACCCGCGGCCCGACGCGGCGCAGCAGGCGTGGCTGGAGGACCTGTGGCGGAGCCTGTGCCGGGCCACCGGCGTGGCGGCGGAGCGGTGCGGCGTCGCCGCCACCACGGCGACCGGCGGCGACGAGCCCACCGCGGTGGCCGCGGACGTGGCCGACCCGCCGGTCTCGTTCTCGGCGCGGACGCTCCGCTACGAGGTGCCGGGCGACGTCCTGTTCGACACCGGCCTGGCCGACCTGCGCCCGGAGGCGCAGGCGACGCTCACCCGGATCGCGGTGGGCATCCGGACCCGCGCGTACCGGTCGATCGAGGTGGGCGGCCACACCGACTCCCGCGCCGAACCGGCGTTCAGCGTCGAGCTGGGTCAGCGCCGTGCCGATCGGGTCGCGGAGTTCCTCCAGCGCAACGGGCTGTCGGACATCACCCCGGTGTCGTACGGCCGCACGAAGCTCAAGTGCCCCTTCGAGTACCCCGGCGGGGTCGAGGACCCGGTCGCGCTCCAGTGCAACCGGCGGGTGGAGATCGTGGTGACGCTGCGATGA
- a CDS encoding serine/threonine-protein kinase, with the protein MSRSLDTDLLAGRYRLLERIGADGTVRAHRAWDVLLRRRVAVKLFEPMTEEAGLRFDREVGALARLSHPGLVTVYDCDVHDGVRFVVLRLVEGRTLRELVDQGPLPPDHVCHLGAGLADALAHVHAHRLVHGEVHASNVLLDDEGAACLADFGLGDSTRAVDPDRSTSGATDVLALGLVLLECLTGHATDPTRRPPAIPEDLPAGLKSLLARMTAPSPRDRPAADACASALTGLASDVTAPRVQAAGADIPAARRPADVPAPRPAVGADTPDRSKRHHSRGTLAASAGVLVGALAITAAMTADLRPAASDPPGTSAPPAAPQATGDARPDEARPQLVGVTRPADVPPPPAASTTAPPAPAEPEAGPSATSAPTTTPTTSAATPTTTAVTTTPGTSSSAPPTTATSSESSASPDVPTPSVDGD; encoded by the coding sequence GTGTCACGGTCGCTCGACACAGATCTGCTGGCAGGTCGGTACCGGCTCCTGGAACGGATCGGGGCCGACGGCACGGTGAGAGCGCACCGCGCCTGGGACGTGCTGCTGCGCCGGCGGGTGGCCGTCAAGCTGTTCGAGCCGATGACCGAGGAGGCGGGCCTGCGGTTCGACCGGGAGGTCGGCGCGCTCGCCAGGCTGTCGCACCCCGGGCTGGTCACGGTCTACGACTGCGACGTGCACGACGGCGTCAGGTTCGTCGTCCTGCGGCTGGTCGAGGGCCGCACCCTGCGCGAGCTGGTCGACCAGGGTCCGCTCCCGCCGGACCACGTGTGCCACCTCGGCGCGGGGCTCGCCGACGCGCTCGCCCACGTGCACGCGCACCGCCTGGTGCACGGCGAGGTGCACGCGTCGAACGTGCTCCTGGACGACGAGGGCGCCGCCTGCCTCGCCGACTTCGGCCTGGGCGACTCGACCCGCGCGGTGGACCCGGACCGGTCGACGAGCGGCGCGACCGACGTGCTCGCCCTCGGCCTGGTCCTCCTGGAGTGCCTGACCGGGCACGCCACCGACCCGACCCGCCGCCCGCCGGCGATCCCCGAGGACCTGCCGGCCGGGCTCAAGAGCCTGCTGGCGCGCATGACCGCCCCCTCGCCGCGGGACCGACCGGCGGCCGACGCCTGCGCGTCCGCCCTGACCGGCCTCGCGTCGGACGTCACCGCTCCCCGGGTGCAGGCGGCCGGCGCGGACATCCCCGCCGCCCGGCGACCGGCGGACGTGCCCGCCCCTCGGCCGGCGGTCGGCGCGGACACCCCGGACCGCTCGAAGCGGCACCACTCGAGGGGGACGCTCGCCGCGTCCGCGGGTGTGCTGGTCGGCGCGCTCGCCATCACTGCCGCCATGACCGCCGACCTCCGCCCGGCGGCGTCCGACCCGCCCGGCACGTCCGCCCCGCCCGCCGCGCCGCAGGCGACGGGGGACGCCCGGCCGGACGAGGCGCGACCCCAGCTCGTGGGCGTCACGCGCCCGGCGGACGTGCCGCCGCCGCCCGCCGCGTCGACGACGGCGCCGCCCGCGCCCGCGGAGCCGGAGGCCGGGCCGTCCGCCACCTCCGCGCCCACGACCACCCCGACCACCTCGGCCGCGACGCCGACCACCACCGCGGTCACCACCACGCCCGGCACGTCGTCGTCGGCGCCACCGACCACCGCGACGTCGTCGGAGAGCAGCGCCTCGCCCGACGTGCCGACCCCGTCCGTCGACGGCGACTGA
- a CDS encoding methyltransferase domain-containing protein, with the protein MCGKDFGGRAIHRPGIGARLPGRVRGAPGAPFGSRIRRIAHRLPPSRDRWNEREGDAGGSTGGNPPNPYLAREVGELTPGTALDAGCGAGAEATWLAERGRRVTAADTSAEALARAAERATASRVGERLRWWRPTWAPGGRTRGSTW; encoded by the coding sequence TTGTGCGGCAAGGATTTCGGCGGGCGCGCGATACACCGGCCGGGCATCGGCGCGAGGCTGCCCGGCCGCGTGCGGGGCGCTCCCGGTGCGCCGTTCGGCAGCCGGATCCGCCGGATCGCCCACCGCTTGCCACCATCTCGGGACCGGTGGAACGAGCGGGAGGGCGACGCCGGCGGTTCCACGGGCGGGAACCCGCCGAACCCGTACCTGGCGCGGGAGGTCGGCGAGCTGACGCCGGGCACGGCGTTGGACGCGGGGTGCGGGGCGGGCGCGGAGGCGACCTGGCTGGCCGAGCGCGGCCGGCGGGTGACGGCGGCCGACACCTCGGCCGAGGCGCTGGCCCGCGCCGCCGAGCGCGCGACGGCGAGCCGCGTGGGCGAGCGCCTGCGGTGGTGGAGGCCGACCTGGGCGCCTGGCGGACGGACGCGCGGTTCGACCTGGTGA
- a CDS encoding AfsR/SARP family transcriptional regulator, protein MLGRPTLEVGGRPVDFGTPRSRRLLAALLLEAGRQVGHDRLLSWVWDTDKSREALYEVVSDLRAALRPYGIALTSRDGWARLEVDPNSVDLHRLTALVERARDCDGPRRAELLGEAVRLGSGEPLEGLDGVKAESCRQGLRAKLESVALDHLGEQLRAGRSADCLDRLHQLFAEKPEHTRITALFMYALHIAGDTMSALDVHRRHYRALKESGLTMSEGIEQLRRRIAEEGPDVDAGAADFLGGEPYRDAEPVPPAAANTEAMVISHNRGNFVFGSGPTTYAGDIHYEPRDRGRS, encoded by the coding sequence TTGCTCGGCCGGCCGACCCTGGAGGTCGGCGGCCGACCGGTCGACTTCGGCACGCCGCGCTCCAGGCGACTGCTGGCGGCGCTGCTGCTGGAGGCGGGCAGGCAGGTCGGCCACGACCGGCTGCTCTCCTGGGTGTGGGACACCGACAAGTCGCGCGAGGCGCTGTACGAGGTCGTCAGCGACCTCCGAGCGGCCCTGCGGCCCTACGGGATCGCCCTGACCAGCCGCGACGGCTGGGCCCGCCTGGAGGTCGACCCGAACTCCGTCGACCTGCACCGCCTGACCGCGCTGGTGGAGCGGGCGCGGGACTGCGACGGCCCCCGGCGGGCGGAGCTGCTGGGCGAGGCGGTGCGGCTGGGTTCCGGCGAGCCGCTGGAAGGGCTCGACGGGGTCAAGGCCGAGAGCTGTCGGCAGGGACTCCGGGCCAAGCTCGAATCCGTGGCGCTGGACCACCTCGGCGAACAACTCCGGGCGGGGCGGTCCGCGGATTGCCTGGACCGCCTGCACCAACTGTTCGCGGAGAAGCCGGAACACACGCGAATTACGGCTCTCTTCATGTACGCGTTGCACATCGCCGGCGACACCATGAGCGCCCTGGACGTCCACCGGCGCCACTACCGGGCGCTCAAGGAGTCCGGTCTGACAATGTCCGAGGGTATCGAGCAGTTGCGGCGCAGGATCGCGGAGGAAGGCCCCGACGTCGACGCGGGCGCGGCCGACTTCCTCGGCGGCGAGCCGTACCGGGACGCCGAGCCAGTGCCGCCCGCGGCGGCGAACACCGAGGCGATGGTCATCAGCCACAACCGCGGCAACTTCGTCTTCGGCTCCGGCCCCACCACGTACGCCGGGGACATCCACTACGAGCCGCGCGACCGGGGGCGGTCGTGA
- a CDS encoding alpha/beta hydrolase, producing the protein MTGSRARRVSRLLHLAVAAAIMLVAPPVAAGSTTRCDEVAVSTGDRRVTGTLCSPPNARTVQVLLHGFTYDRLYWDFPYRRPTYSYAHAARARGYATLALDGLGAGSSAHPPSAEVTYHSSAEALHRVVGALRTGLGGARFDRVVVVGHSFGSLVGYLEAGVHRDVDALVVTGSSHLLNAANIASRLAVNMRPAVTDPAFADSGYDLGYVTTAAGARREFYNTADAEPGVIAADELHKDVGSLPALVTALPYNVVNASLLIDVPTLTVDGSADPFACGPLAADCSSSAALAAFERPFFGPRATVEARVVPDGGHNLALEFTAGETAAVIGDFVDRHVGR; encoded by the coding sequence ATGACGGGATCACGGGCGCGACGGGTCTCCCGGTTGCTCCACCTCGCCGTGGCGGCGGCGATCATGCTCGTCGCGCCACCCGTCGCGGCCGGGTCGACGACGCGCTGCGACGAGGTGGCGGTGTCGACGGGGGACCGGCGGGTCACCGGCACGCTGTGCTCGCCGCCGAACGCGCGCACGGTCCAGGTGTTGCTGCACGGGTTCACCTACGACCGGCTCTACTGGGACTTCCCGTACCGCCGGCCGACCTACTCCTACGCGCACGCGGCGCGGGCGAGGGGCTACGCGACGCTCGCGCTGGACGGGCTGGGCGCGGGGTCGTCGGCGCACCCGCCGAGCGCGGAGGTGACCTACCACTCCTCGGCCGAGGCGCTGCACCGCGTGGTGGGCGCGCTGCGGACGGGCCTCGGCGGCGCGCGGTTCGACCGCGTGGTCGTGGTCGGGCACAGCTTCGGCTCGCTGGTCGGGTACCTGGAGGCAGGCGTCCACCGCGACGTGGACGCGCTCGTGGTGACCGGCTCCTCGCACCTGCTCAACGCGGCGAACATCGCGAGCAGGCTGGCCGTGAACATGCGGCCGGCCGTGACGGACCCGGCGTTCGCGGACTCGGGGTACGACCTCGGCTACGTCACGACGGCGGCGGGCGCGCGGCGGGAGTTCTACAACACCGCCGACGCGGAGCCGGGCGTGATCGCGGCCGACGAGCTGCACAAGGACGTCGGCTCGCTGCCCGCGCTGGTGACCGCGCTGCCGTACAACGTCGTGAACGCGTCGCTGCTGATCGACGTGCCGACCCTGACGGTCGACGGGTCGGCGGACCCGTTCGCCTGTGGACCGTTGGCGGCGGACTGCTCGTCCTCGGCCGCCCTGGCGGCGTTCGAGCGGCCGTTCTTCGGTCCGCGGGCGACGGTGGAGGCGCGCGTGGTGCCCGACGGCGGGCACAACCTCGCGCTGGAGTTCACCGCCGGTGAGACCGCCGCCGTCATCGGTGACTTCGTCGACCGCCACGTGGGCAGGTGA
- a CDS encoding helix-turn-helix domain-containing protein gives MVIAAVGPEPPPSGRELLAAELRRLRELSGWSGRRLAERIGISQSKVSRIESGSAIPSLPEVKRWGKALEVSVETQERLVSLAEAAFTEVHPYRAALQRRGHLQDYVHEGEQRADWVRTFQSEVVPGLLQIPDYTRSVLALGETEYSPEDLAAAIGGRLHRQLDLYDPTRRFDFLITESALRWRPGSVDLQVAQLDRLSNVATLENVSVGLVPLDRQATAQLSHSFVLRDHRDEEQEDSVVVELVHGLVTLVGAANREPYEARWAKLAGMALHGDEARDFLAESIAHLRRSRA, from the coding sequence ATGGTCATCGCCGCAGTAGGACCCGAGCCGCCGCCGTCCGGACGCGAGCTGCTCGCGGCGGAGTTGCGGCGGCTGCGCGAGCTGTCGGGTTGGTCGGGCCGCCGACTGGCCGAGCGGATCGGGATCAGCCAGTCCAAGGTGTCGAGGATCGAGTCGGGCAGCGCGATCCCGTCACTCCCGGAGGTCAAGAGGTGGGGAAAGGCGCTCGAGGTGTCCGTGGAGACGCAGGAACGACTGGTCTCGTTGGCCGAGGCCGCGTTCACCGAGGTGCACCCGTACCGAGCCGCCTTGCAGCGGCGGGGGCACCTGCAGGATTACGTGCACGAGGGGGAGCAGCGGGCGGACTGGGTGCGCACCTTCCAGTCGGAGGTCGTGCCCGGCCTGCTCCAGATCCCCGATTACACGCGGTCGGTGCTGGCCCTGGGCGAGACCGAGTACTCGCCCGAGGACCTCGCGGCGGCGATCGGCGGTCGGCTGCACCGGCAGCTCGACCTCTACGACCCGACCCGCAGGTTCGACTTCCTGATCACCGAGTCGGCGCTGCGGTGGCGGCCCGGCTCGGTCGACCTCCAGGTGGCCCAGCTCGACCGGCTGTCGAACGTCGCGACGCTGGAGAACGTGTCGGTCGGGCTCGTCCCGCTCGACCGGCAGGCGACCGCGCAGCTCTCGCACAGCTTCGTCCTGCGCGACCACCGGGACGAGGAGCAGGAGGACTCGGTCGTGGTCGAGCTGGTCCACGGCCTGGTCACCCTCGTCGGGGCGGCCAACCGCGAACCGTACGAGGCCAGGTGGGCGAAGCTGGCCGGGATGGCCCTCCACGGCGACGAGGCGCGCGACTTCCTCGCCGAGTCCATCGCCCACCTGCGGCGGTCGCGCGCCTGA